A stretch of DNA from Paenibacillus sp. FSL W8-0186:
GCAGCAGCCCCAGCAAATAATGCTGCATCCGCAGCCTCTTGGCGAGAATCGGTAGGACGTTAAGCACCTCGGTCAAGGCTGCCGCGAGCAGGCCGACGAAAATGCCATTCAACAAACCGACAAAGCCGCTAATCAGCCAAGGGCCATGCATATGCCACTGATAGAAATCGGCTACGGTTCCGATGAACGCTCCGCTGACCATGGCTCCTTCATACCAATGTACTTTGTCATACGTCCGGGTCACTTGGGCAAGTCTCGGAATGACGTCTAGAACGATAAAAAGGGCAATGACCCCCCCTCCCACCGCAACGCCTCCGGCCAACCCAAGAAAGACAAGCACCGCCGCTGACCAGGGTGAAATCAAGGGTCCTTCTCCCCCCGTCCTGCCGCTTTATGCATCTTCTTGTATTCCTCGGTAATGACGAATTGATCGAGGTTTTCTTGATATAGATACATTTCCACTTCGAGAGGAGTAGGCTCTTCATTCCACTTTTTCTTGAACAAATGATTGAAGAACACCACCATCCCGAAGCCGATGCCAAGGGAATAGGCTCCCTGGAACAAGTGCGGATGTTCATCCCGCTCTCCCGTAATCATTTCCACGATCCGTACCTGTACCGCCTGCATGCTGACATCCGCGTGGAAGTTCATAATCGTCAGCGCCGATCCGAAGAATAGAAGCAGCCAAACGGCAAGAAACAGAACCAGCAGCGGCCTTTTTTCCTTGCCGACCATCTCCACCAATACCTGAGGCTCGCCCATATACTCTATTTGAATATCCGGAATACGCTCTTGGAGGCGCGATATAATCTGCAGCATATCGATCAGAACAAGATTGCCGTCCTGCTCCCGCGGCTGCTTAAGGACAATGTCCAGAAGTCTCGGCTCAATGTTCGGGTCAGCTAGAACGCGCGCAACATCCCGAAGCCGCACATCCTGGCCGAGCGGAAGCTTGACATGCTTGCGCAGCTGCAAATATATCGTAGCTGTTCCCTGTTTCATCCTAACACCTCTTTCCAGGACGAATTGTCCATAGTATGCCAAGCGGGAGTCTGATTTACTCGCAACCCAGCAAAACACCTTGCCCTCTTTGAATATAAAAAACGGCTTCCGGTATTTAACCGAAAGCCGTTTAGTGCGACTGCTGTACTTACTAAACTAACCCTGCTGTGTTATTGGGCAATTTGGTCGCGAATGTTCTGCAGGATTTTTTTCTCCAGCCTCGATACCTGCACCTGGGAAATCCCTAACCGGGTTGCTACCTCAGACTGGGTCTGATCGCGGTAATAACGTAAATATACAATCAGCCGCTCCCGGTCGGACAAGCCATGTATCGCCTCGTGAAGCGCCAGCTTGTCGAACCATCGCTCCTGGGACTCATCAGCGATTTGATCCATCAGTGTGATCGGATCGCCATCGTTCTCAAACACCGTCTCATGAATCGAGGTCGGCGGTTTGTTGGCCTCCTGGGCAAATACGACATCCTCCGGCGTCAAGCCGAGCTCGTCCGCTACTTCCTTAACCGTGGGCAGGCGATTCAGTACTTTAGATAACTCATCCTTCTTCTTGCGAACCTTGTTCGCCATCTCCTTCAGCGAGCGGCTGACCTTAAGCGTCCCGTCATCGCGCAGAAACCGCTGGATTTCTCCGATAATCATCGGAACGGCGTATGTGGAAAATTTGACGTCATAACTGAGATCGAACTTATCCACTGATTTCAGCAAGCCGATACAGCCGATTTGGAACAGGTCCTCGGGCTCATACCCCCGATTCATAAACCGCTGCACTACCGACCAGACGAGCCGAATGTTGCAGTTCACCAGCCGATCCCGTGCACTATGGTCCCCGGATTGGCTCAGAGCAATCAACCGCTTCACTTCGGCATCATCCAAAAACTCTCTTGAGGTTTGCTTCACATCCGCATCCATAGATCCAACCCCTAATTATATAAAGCTTTCTTGGATACAATCCTCTTCTTCATCCGAATGGACGTGCCTCCGCCCATTTCGCTGGCAACGTCAAACTCATCCATGAAATTCTCCATGATCGTAAAGCCCATCCCCGAACGCTCCAGCTCCGGCTTAGACGTATAGAGTGGCTGCTTGGCAAGCTCAACGTCTTCGATTCCCCGTCCTTTGTCTTCTATCACCAAGGTAACGGTATCCCCTTCAATCTGGGCTGAAATCGTGACGATTCCATCGGGATCGTTGTCATATCCGTGAATAATGCAGTTCGTTACGGCTTCGGACACAACGGTCTTCAGATCCGTAATTTCATCCATGGTGGGATCGAGCTGCGATACAAATGCGGCAACCGTCACTCTGGCAAAGGATTCATTCTCCGATCTTGCGGCAAATTGCAGCGACATGAAATTGCTGGCGGACTGGTTCATAATGCGACCTCCAATTCAGAGAGCGCATCGCTCTCATTCTCGAAAATGCTCATGATCTTGAAGAGACCCGACATTTCGAACAGCCGGTATACCGAGCGGTTTACGTCACACAGCACCATTTTTCCGCCCTTATGCTTAATTAGCTTATATCTTCCAAGTATGACGCCCAGACCCGAGCTGTCCATAAATTCCAAGGACTTCAAGCTAAGCACTAGATGGCGGCAATCCCCCCGCGCAATCTCCTCATCCATTCGCATACGGACGTCGTCGGCCGTATGGTGATCCAGCTCTCCGCTTAAACGCACGATCAGCGTCTCGCGGTGCCTTACCATTTCCACATGTAAATTCACGTCTGTTCACTCTCCTCCCTGACATGAACACAACAATTCGATAAGCCCCAGCAGAATTCCTTCCGCCTGACAAAACTAGAAGAAAAACCCTATGAATCTACAAAAAACAGATGCGAGGCAGAGCGCTTGAACATCGTCCACCAACCTGCCTTATTAATATCCGTTGGTGATTTCAATGGGAACTCGGTGATAACCTTATTCTCCTGATAAACGATCAGCTTCCCGATATTTTGGCCTTTCTTGATCGGGGCAGCAAGCTTCTCAGGTACCTCAAGCTTATGAGTGATGCTGCCCGGGGCAGCTCCCTTGTTGACCAGCACATTCAGTTGGCGGGCCGCAGACAGCTCCAGCATTGAGGATTGTCCCTTTTGGATCTTCACTCTTCCGATCACTTCGCCGGCCTTGTAAATCGGCATCAGAGCATATTGGGAGAAGGCGTAATCGAACATGGCGGAAACCTCACTGTTCCGCGTCTTCGTATTTGGTTCTCCCAGGACAACGGCGATCAGCCGCAGGCCATCTCTTTGCGCCGTGGCCGCCAAACAGAATTTGGCCTCCGACGTATAACCGGTCTTCAATCCGTCCGCGCCGGTGTAGAAGCGGACGAGCTTGTTCGTGTTGACAAGCCAGAACGGCTTTTGCGTATTCTGCCGCAAGTAATCCTGGTACGCCCCCGTATATTTCGTAACCTCCGGATGCTTCAGCAGCTCCCGGCTCATGATGGCAATGTCATAAGCTGAGCTGTAATGTCCCTCGACAGGAAGACCGTTACAGTTCTTAAATTGCGTATTCTTCATTCCAAGCTCGGCAGCCCGCTGATTCATTAGCCTGACAAAGCCTTTTTCCGATCCGGCGATTTTCTCGGCGATCGCCACAGAAGCGTCATTGCCTGAGGCCATTGCTATGCCTTTGAGCAATTCTTCCACGGTCATTTGTTCCCCTGCCTCCAAGAATATTTGCGAACCGCCCATCGAAGCTGCGTATTCGCTTGTAGTCACTTTATCCGAAAGCT
This window harbors:
- a CDS encoding stage V sporulation protein AA, with the protein product MKQGTATIYLQLRKHVKLPLGQDVRLRDVARVLADPNIEPRLLDIVLKQPREQDGNLVLIDMLQIISRLQERIPDIQIEYMGEPQVLVEMVGKEKRPLLVLFLAVWLLLFFGSALTIMNFHADVSMQAVQVRIVEMITGERDEHPHLFQGAYSLGIGFGMVVFFNHLFKKKWNEEPTPLEVEMYLYQENLDQFVITEEYKKMHKAAGRGEKDP
- a CDS encoding stage V sporulation protein AB; the encoded protein is MISPWSAAVLVFLGLAGGVAVGGGVIALFIVLDVIPRLAQVTRTYDKVHWYEGAMVSGAFIGTVADFYQWHMHGPWLISGFVGLLNGIFVGLLAAALTEVLNVLPILAKRLRMQHYLLGLLLAMVFGKVAGSLFEFFVYTP
- the spoIIAA gene encoding anti-sigma F factor antagonist, coding for MNLHVEMVRHRETLIVRLSGELDHHTADDVRMRMDEEIARGDCRHLVLSLKSLEFMDSSGLGVILGRYKLIKHKGGKMVLCDVNRSVYRLFEMSGLFKIMSIFENESDALSELEVAL
- the spoIIAB gene encoding anti-sigma F factor — its product is MNQSASNFMSLQFAARSENESFARVTVAAFVSQLDPTMDEITDLKTVVSEAVTNCIIHGYDNDPDGIVTISAQIEGDTVTLVIEDKGRGIEDVELAKQPLYTSKPELERSGMGFTIMENFMDEFDVASEMGGGTSIRMKKRIVSKKALYN
- a CDS encoding D-alanyl-D-alanine carboxypeptidase family protein, giving the protein MSKRLIIWSIAVLLIFPAWPAAMSANHGGAHEDGDVLLAENANSAVLMDADTGTIIYEKKSHDKLPPASITKIMTMLLTMEAIEKGTLKLSDKVTTSEYAASMGGSQIFLEAGEQMTVEELLKGIAMASGNDASVAIAEKIAGSEKGFVRLMNQRAAELGMKNTQFKNCNGLPVEGHYSSAYDIAIMSRELLKHPEVTKYTGAYQDYLRQNTQKPFWLVNTNKLVRFYTGADGLKTGYTSEAKFCLAATAQRDGLRLIAVVLGEPNTKTRNSEVSAMFDYAFSQYALMPIYKAGEVIGRVKIQKGQSSMLELSAARQLNVLVNKGAAPGSITHKLEVPEKLAAPIKKGQNIGKLIVYQENKVITEFPLKSPTDINKAGWWTMFKRSASHLFFVDS
- the sigF gene encoding RNA polymerase sporulation sigma factor SigF translates to MDADVKQTSREFLDDAEVKRLIALSQSGDHSARDRLVNCNIRLVWSVVQRFMNRGYEPEDLFQIGCIGLLKSVDKFDLSYDVKFSTYAVPMIIGEIQRFLRDDGTLKVSRSLKEMANKVRKKKDELSKVLNRLPTVKEVADELGLTPEDVVFAQEANKPPTSIHETVFENDGDPITLMDQIADESQERWFDKLALHEAIHGLSDRERLIVYLRYYRDQTQSEVATRLGISQVQVSRLEKKILQNIRDQIAQ